The stretch of DNA GGAGGAATGATTTCAAACATATTAAAAGCATTTCTCAAACAACCGATGAATCAGGAATTTGCTTTTCCGACGGGAGATACCGGAATTCATTTGCTCGAAATAAAAGCGAGCACTCGTATCATCAGGTTTCTCAATAAGCAGGAACATCTTCAGCTAATAGAAGACGAGAATTAAGTTCACTGTGACTGGGAGCGGCTTTCTCGTTTAATCCTCAGTCTTTTCTGAAGTCATACGTATCTTTGCGAACATCAAGTTCCATTCCATTTATGGAGACAATATGATCATTAATCCACTTGATTTCTCCTTCTTCAATTCGGTAAGCCCAATACAGATTTCGTTTGTTATCGTTCTTATTATGATAGATCACTTCGCCTCTGACGGCAGGTGCAACTGTTGAGTGACCGTTACTTACATAAGTCAGGACCGTATAGTCTCCGGTGGGGGAAACTTCCTCAGCAAGCAAATCACCCTTAGGAACCCGCTCAATACTGAAGAACAAATGATTTACGACCAGTACTATTCCAAATATAAGGGAACCGAAAAGCAAAATAAAATATCCAGCTACTTTGAAGACTGTCCTTTGCTTATTAGACATGGATTCCACTCCCTTTATCTAAAAAACGTATTGGAAAGAAATTGGTTCCGCCGTTAAGAAAATAACTAATAGTATTATGGTTTGTCTGATTAAATGAGATAAATCCAATAAATAAAATTAGGGGTGAAGTTATTGAATCATAGTGTTTACTGTGAGAGATGCAGGAAAGAAATTAAGTATCGAGATGATTTAGTGACGACAACTTTTTTATTTCAATTAGTACCATATCATGATGAATGTTATTCAAAAGATATAAAAGGTATGCGGACATTTTTTGTTGGAAATCAACCACTCAACGGGTTGTCCGGTAATATTCTGACGTTAATAGCTTTCATATTAGGAATAGCTGC from Paenisporosarcina sp. FSL H8-0542 encodes:
- a CDS encoding DUF5412 family protein; protein product: MSNKQRTVFKVAGYFILLFGSLIFGIVLVVNHLFFSIERVPKGDLLAEEVSPTGDYTVLTYVSNGHSTVAPAVRGEVIYHNKNDNKRNLYWAYRIEEGEIKWINDHIVSINGMELDVRKDTYDFRKD